The sequence TTATGGCCTCACACTTCAAATGTTCACTTGCTTTAATGGTCAGTGACTatgctagatttttttttttgaataaattacacaagtaaataaagaaatttaatgaTTGCATCACAGTGAACTCGAACCCATGACATCAGTCTTTGTGCATTAACCACCTACCGCTAAGCTAACACACACACTACGTTGGATTTTTTTAGTTTGGTTCATAGTTCATTGTGTTCTTTGAAATGTTTTAGACTAatcaacctttttttttttgtttaatttgcaTTCTATTAGAAAAATGAAGATCAAATAACTTCTTTTTGGGCATCATAactttttctcttattttcttttctaggTGACCCACAATTACAATGATACGCatttttcaagttttttttgggggcttttgattgataaaaattaGACCATTTTTGCACAAAgattttctctttcttaatttttctttatcttcttgaTAGCTGAACACCAACACTATCACATGTGTTAATCTTTCTTCATCAGATTTTTCCATCTTGGTTTTTGCTAAGAGATGGCTTATGCTGATTATTGGAGTTCTGGCACATTCTTACTGATGGCCCCCCACCCACCCATGTGATTATTGGATCATAGCGAAAGAAGATCATAATGCATATTTGGATCCTAGCCAAAAAGGAGATACATATCTGGAACAATGAAAAGCGTTAAGAATGAAAACACACACTcatccaagtaaaaaaaaaaaaaaccacacactcatcttcttcatttttgcttttttttttttctctcttaaaggaggatattttttttatggatcGAGCTAAAAGTGAACAGCCACTTGCATTCTTTTTTACTTTTGGAATCTAAATTGTTGAAACTGAGGGAAGCACGAACATCATCTTAATGAGTTTGGATTAATAAAATGTTTCAAGATAGTCTTTATTTGCATATTTATAGGCCATAAAGTTGCTTGAGATCCATAATCATCTTTCTTGATTCAAATGCAtatttaattttagtggataagcaatatgaaaactcaaactGGAACCGAGTAAGAGTTCTCCAACGACTAAGAACTCGAGTCGTGACTTGGTACTCATATAATAATAACTCATAATAAACAAGCATAAAGCACAAAACAAACACGATATGATTACTCAGTTCGGTGATAACACACCTATGTCCGGAGACTTAGCCTAGGGAAAAATTTCACTAAATTCTTTTatctccttttttttctttagttaAAAAGAATGTGGGTGTGACCCACGAAAATTATCTGTATTCCACATGCTTTTTGGCTTTTGGGAAAAGTAGAACAATTTCACGAAAAAGTAATCGATTGCATTACTTTGcttgattgttttttttttttttttgactatCTTCTTCATTCTATTCTTCTCTATGTAGATAATCCTGTTGTTTATTCTTCCTTCAATCTCCTTactataaaaagaaagaaaaagaaaaaaaatagtttccTGCATCATCAGAGATGGCCTATGCTGCTCTTGTCTCCCTCACAAACACCATAGATCGATTCCTTAACAGCAATCTATATTCCATTTCTgttgaagaaaaacaacaaattaCATCTCTCCTTGATTATGTTACTCCCTTTCAAGACTTCCTCGATAAATTTCCAGACAAATTCAAGAGTTTGGAAGGGCGAATGAGGGAAGTGGCAAATGAAGCAGAAGATATCTTAGAATATCTTGTGTTGGAAAAGGTTTTCTTGTCTTCTGATGAAGAGTCTGAATTACACGATGAACTCGACCGAGGCACTGTGATTAAGGATATTAGTTTGAAGATGGAAAACATGTGGAAGGAGTGCGGCCAAGATTTTCCAGACGACGAAGCTACAGACAACAGTTTGAAAGGCCGAATTCGCAACGTAGTAAATGAAGCAGAAAAAATCAACAGCTTCTTAAAGTGGGAGAGAAATCACATTCGTTTCAGAGACAAGTGGAGATTTTTACCAGCCGAGTTCGCTATGTTCAAGTCCAGACTCCACTTCATAAACCACTTGAAAAAGATGGGAAGTGAAATTGACTCGATCATGGCGGAGGCAACTGCCGTGAAGAATAACAACAGCGACATGGCTGCTTCCTCATCTGGACTTGCACCGCCCGACAGGGTTAGTGATGATGAGAAGcaggaggaagaggaagaggagacTGAATGCTATCGAAGTTCAAAACACGAACTCCAGATGGAAAGGGTGATGGAGGAGATTGCTTTGATTGCTGCACAAGTGAAGGAAATCAAGGATAGCTCCAGCAGCAAAGGCGTTGAACGTGGTGGTGCTGATACTTCTGCTGCTCGTAGTTCATCATCAACTGATCCATCCATCCACAAAGATTCCATGGTTGGTTTTGAAGATTATGTGTTAGACGTGAAGGATCGCCTCTGTGGAGAGCCATCCCGACTCCAAGTCATCCCAATCTGTGGCATGGGTGGCATCGGCAAAACTACTCTTGCTAGGAACATTTATGATGATCGATTAACTATGGAGAAATTTGATATTCGTGTTTGGGTTACAATATCACAAGATTACAGTGCACAGAGAATTCTTTCTAGCCTTCTGGAGTCCTTGAAGGAATACAACACAGGTGGATTGGGACAAAGTGATGATGAAAAAGTGCACAAAATTTTAATGGGCAGGAGATATTTAGTTGtgatggatgatatgtggagtggTGAGGCATGGGATGTTGTCAGAAGGGTATTTCCTGATGATGGCAACGGAAGCCGTGTTGTGCTCACCACGAGGTTGTTTGAGGTGGCTTCTTATCCGGATCCTTCGAACAGGCTTCATGAGATAAGCCTGTTgaatgcagagcagagctggaatttgTTGAAGCATAAGGTGTTTGCAGATGAAGAATGTCCTTCCAATTTAGAAACTATTGGGGAGGAGATTGCGACAAGCTGCAAAGGATTGCCCCTCGCGATTGTGGTGATTGCGGGGCTTCTATCCACAGTTAGTAAGAATCCATCTTCATGGCAGGAGATTGCAGAAAAGGTGAAGTCTGCAAAAACTACAGAGCATGACCAAATCGAGGAGATACTATCTTTGAGCTACGTCGAATTACCTCAATATTTGAGGTCATGTTTCTTGTACATGGCTACCTTTCCGGAAGATGATGAGATCCATGCAAAGAAACTTATCAGATTATGGGTAGCTGAGGGCTTTGTGAAATATCCAAGCAACTCTGAAAGCTTTGAAAAGGTGGGAGAAGAGTGTTTAGATGAACTCATGAAGAGAAAtcttgttttggtcaaaaaGAGGAAGTCTGATAACAGAATCAAAAGCTGCAGCCTCCATGATCTGATGAGGGACTTGTGCATAAGGAAAGCGCATGAAAGTCAGTTTTTCTTGAATCTGATGGATAAGCATGTTAAAAAGAAGCCTTTTAGAGAAAGGATAAAGAATCAGCGCCGCGTAAGCCTTGATTCTTCTCATCTCAGATACCTTTCAGACGATGATGATTCAACCATCCATTCCATCAGATGCTCGAAATATGATTTAGTGAAACTGAACTTTGTCAAGGGTGTGAGGTTGCTGAGGGTGTTGGATACGGTACCTGCTGACGTGGAGAGCTCACCATCAGTGCATCAACTATGTGAGTTATTTCATTTAAGATATCTTGCTATTAACTATATGGAATCTATTCCTAAGGGATTATCGATGCTTAAGAATCTGCAAACCTTAATCCTCGGTAGAGAAGGACGACACAAATTCGGTGTTGGAGTAGTTTGTAATCTTGTTTTGAGTTGGGACACGCCACAATTAAGACATGTTCACTTTCACGGCACAATCTATTTTGAGGATCCAAGTGAAACAACTATCTCTCTAGAGAGGCTTCAAACACTTTCCGATGTGTCACATTCGAGTTGCACTGAAAGGATCTTGAAAAAGATCCCAAACCTTAAAAAGTTGAAGATTGATTGTTCTGGGGGTCGTCATCATGAAGATGCAGCTTGTTTGAATGATTTGGTGCATCTGCACCGGCTCGAGAGTTTGAAAGTATATGCtggtggttgggttggatctcGGCCAAAGCACTACAAGATTTCTTATCCTAGCATGCTGAAAAAGTTGAGTTTGATAGATTTGAGACTTCCTTGGAGCCACATGATTCTTGTTGGTTCATTGAAAAATCTACATCTTCTTAAACTAAAAAGTTGTACTTGGGACAATGGTGATACATGGGAAACAAGCGAAGAAGCATTCCTAGCGTTGGAAGTTCTTCTAATTGAAGATCCAGGGTTTAAGAATTGGATAACTGAAAGTAGCCATTTCCCCAAACTCAAACGGCTACTGCTTCGTTCTTGTTGGAATCTCAATGGGATTCCAAATGATATTGGAGACATTTCAACTCTTGAACTCATTGAGGTTACTGGAAAAGTGAAAGAGTCTCTAATGGAGTCGGTTGAATTGATACGAGAGGAGCAAGAAGAATATGGAAACAACATCCTTCAAGTTGTTTGCAGTGCTAAGTCCTAAAGATGTGGATTTGGATAAGGTACTGCCTTTCATCCATTGAATTTGCTATTGGTCACAACTTTCCAAACTTAGTTTTTATATGATAAGATACATCTAGTAATTAAATTTACTATTGTTTGCTACATGCATCTTATCcgatttttattcatttttggtTATTTCACAGCCGGTGTTATGTGTGTTTTGTTGGCCGATCATCGGGTTTCAAGCTTTCAGagttttgagttgatgatgaagatgacaAAAACATGATGATGTATCTTTCTCTTGATTCAGATTGAAGAAGAAAAGAGGATGGGAATGTGTTCTCATGTTGCAGAGGTCCTCTTAAGCAATGAAGTTTGGAACTTGTTTTGATTTGTTAGAAGTTTTTTTCGCATGTGAGTGGATAATGTTTTGAAAAGTGATAACATTGTGTCCTTTATCATGTGTATATGTCTATGTTTTTATAAAGAATGTTGATATTTCATATTTAGTTTCTTTTTTCCAAGATACTTTGTTGCCATTCAATCAACTAGGGTCCTTTATGAAGAATGTTGACAAAGTTAGAAATATCTCAAAACAGAGGTGATTGCTGAAATTGAGGGAAGCGAGTGAGGGTCGTCTAATGACTTTGCATATTTCAGTTGATTATAATACATGTTGTAGCTTAATTAAATCATCTACTTGATGTTA comes from Salvia miltiorrhiza cultivar Shanhuang (shh) chromosome 3, IMPLAD_Smil_shh, whole genome shotgun sequence and encodes:
- the LOC131016792 gene encoding putative late blight resistance protein homolog R1A-10 isoform X2, with product MAYAALVSLTNTIDRFLNSNLYSISVEEKQQITSLLDYVTPFQDFLDKFPDKFKSLEGRMREVANEAEDILEYLVLEKVFLSSDEESELHDELDRGTVIKDISLKMENMWKECGQDFPDDEATDNSLKGRIRNVVNEAEKINSFLKWERNHIRFRDKWRFLPAEFAMFKSRLHFINHLKKMGSEIDSIMAEATAVKNNNSDMAASSSGLAPPDRVSDDEKQEEEEEETECYRSSKHELQMERVMEEIALIAAQVKEIKDSSSSKGVERGGADTSAARSSSSTDPSIHKDSMVGFEDYVLDVKDRLCGEPSRLQVIPICGMGGIGKTTLARNIYDDRLTMEKFDIRVWVTISQDYSAQRILSSLLESLKEYNTGGLGQSDDEKVHKILMGRRYLVVMDDMWSGEAWDVVRRVFPDDGNGSRVVLTTRLFEVASYPDPSNRLHEISLLNAEQSWNLLKHKVFADEECPSNLETIGEEIATSCKGLPLAIVVIAGLLSTVSKNPSSWQEIAEKVKSAKTTEHDQIEEILSLSYVELPQYLRSCFLYMATFPEDDEIHAKKLIRLWVAEGFVKYPSNSESFEKVGEECLDELMKRNLVLVKKRKSDNRIKSCSLHDLMRDLCIRKAHESQFFLNLMDKHVKKKPFRERIKNQRRVSLDSSHLRYLSDDDDSTIHSIRCSKYDLVKLNFVKGVRLLRVLDTVPADVESSPSVHQL
- the LOC131016792 gene encoding putative late blight resistance protein homolog R1A-3 isoform X1, which produces MAYAALVSLTNTIDRFLNSNLYSISVEEKQQITSLLDYVTPFQDFLDKFPDKFKSLEGRMREVANEAEDILEYLVLEKVFLSSDEESELHDELDRGTVIKDISLKMENMWKECGQDFPDDEATDNSLKGRIRNVVNEAEKINSFLKWERNHIRFRDKWRFLPAEFAMFKSRLHFINHLKKMGSEIDSIMAEATAVKNNNSDMAASSSGLAPPDRVSDDEKQEEEEEETECYRSSKHELQMERVMEEIALIAAQVKEIKDSSSSKGVERGGADTSAARSSSSTDPSIHKDSMVGFEDYVLDVKDRLCGEPSRLQVIPICGMGGIGKTTLARNIYDDRLTMEKFDIRVWVTISQDYSAQRILSSLLESLKEYNTGGLGQSDDEKVHKILMGRRYLVVMDDMWSGEAWDVVRRVFPDDGNGSRVVLTTRLFEVASYPDPSNRLHEISLLNAEQSWNLLKHKVFADEECPSNLETIGEEIATSCKGLPLAIVVIAGLLSTVSKNPSSWQEIAEKVKSAKTTEHDQIEEILSLSYVELPQYLRSCFLYMATFPEDDEIHAKKLIRLWVAEGFVKYPSNSESFEKVGEECLDELMKRNLVLVKKRKSDNRIKSCSLHDLMRDLCIRKAHESQFFLNLMDKHVKKKPFRERIKNQRRVSLDSSHLRYLSDDDDSTIHSIRCSKYDLVKLNFVKGVRLLRVLDTVPADVESSPSVHQLCELFHLRYLAINYMESIPKGLSMLKNLQTLILGREGRHKFGVGVVCNLVLSWDTPQLRHVHFHGTIYFEDPSETTISLERLQTLSDVSHSSCTERILKKIPNLKKLKIDCSGGRHHEDAACLNDLVHLHRLESLKVYAGGWVGSRPKHYKISYPSMLKKLSLIDLRLPWSHMILVGSLKNLHLLKLKSCTWDNGDTWETSEEAFLALEVLLIEDPGFKNWITESSHFPKLKRLLLRSCWNLNGIPNDIGDISTLELIEVTGKVKESLMESVELIREEQEEYGNNILQVVCSAKS